One Suricata suricatta isolate VVHF042 chromosome X, meerkat_22Aug2017_6uvM2_HiC, whole genome shotgun sequence genomic region harbors:
- the LOC115283989 gene encoding melanoma-associated antigen 9-like, translating to MAGTPGSQSNKGSSSPDEEGSSTWGAEAVARASLSDALRMQVADLVFFLLLKYRSKQPTTQAEMLTVVSQDDQDQFPEIFRQACQYLQVVLGVDVKEVDPGEHSYIPVPVLGLSCDGTPSGRQGMPKTGLLVLVLGVILVKNNHAPEEEMWRELGVMGVYPDKEHIHYGEPRELLTHVWVQEGYLEYRQVPGSEPARFEFLWGPRAHAETSSLQVLQHILMVNSRRFQDLWRLSV from the exons aTGGCAGGCACTCCGGGGAGCCAGTCCAACAAGGGCAGCAGCAGCCCCGATGAGGAGGGGTCGAGCACCTGGGGGGCCGAGGCAGTAGCCCGGGCCTCGCTCTCAGATGCGCTGCGCATGCAGGTGGCTGACCTGGTGTTCTTTCTGCTGCTCAAGTATCGGAGCAAGCAGCCGACCACACAGGCGGAGATGCTGACGGTGGTCAGCCAAGACGACCAGGACCAGTTCCCCGAGATCTTCCGCCAGGCCTGCCAGTACCTGCAGGTGGTCTTAGGAGTGGACGTGAAGGAAGTGGACCCCGGCGAGCACTCCTACATCCCGGTCCCCGTCCTGGGCCTCAGCTGTGATGGTACACCGAGTGGTAGGCAGGGCATGCCCAAGACGGGTCTCCTGGTGCTGGTCCTGGGGGTGATCCTCGTGAAGAACAACCACGCCCCTGAGGAGGAGATGTGGAGAGAGCTGGGGGTCATGGGGGTGTATCCCGATAAGGAGCACATACACTACGGGGAGCCCAGGGAGCTGCTCACCCATGTCTGGGTGCAGGAAGGGTACCTGGAGTACCGGCAGGTGCCCGGCAGCGAGCCCGCCCGCTTTGAGTTCCTGTGGGGGCCCAGGGCCCACGCGGAAACCAGCAGCCTGCAGGTGCTGCAGCATATCCTCATGGTCAACAGCAG AAGGTTTCAGGATCTTTGGCGGCTCAGTGTGTGA